AACATGGCCCTCGCCTGTTGTTCGGAACGGGTCCACGGATCCATTAGTATTAATTGAACAAGGTCTTCATAGCTTCCGCTTTCGTAAGCTTGCAGCTCCATCTCGACCGGTGCGACGCGATCGCGCAGCGCATATTGAATGACAGGCTTAGGCAAGCCTTTCGTTTTAATGCCTTGAACGCCTATTCCGCTGACATAACAAGGAATCTCCACCTGAAAATCTAGCGGAATGCCTGGCACGTAATTGCTGTCGTTCAAAATATTAAGGATCATGACCCTAGGAACATCGCAAGCGATCGCTTCGATGAACGGAATCATCGGTTCCGTCGAATGCTCCGGTGGGTAGCTATCCATCACTTTCACGGCCGTATTCTCGGAAACGCTCCGAATCTTCTCTACGCCCGCGGCGCCTCCCGCGAAATAAAGGTCGCGCCACCAAGCCTGGGGATCTTCCTTATAGAAACGCTCCGTCTCGTCATCTGCGTGATGCCATGCCGGCCAAGCGCCGCCTCCCGGATTCCCCGTATCGCCGATCGGAAATACGCCGAACTTCTTGTAAAGATCAAGCGCTTTCGGCCCCAACCAATCGCAAGTACCGCCTTGCTCAATATGAGCCGCCGATTTTTCTTCTATCCAGCGATCCAGAATGGGAAATGCATCTTCGCCTTTGTAGCGGAACTCCGTCAACCAGATGAAATGGTTTACGCCCGGAATCTCATACGTAATATGCTCTGGGTCAAGCCCGATAACCTCGGCGACGGTCCTAATTGCATTAGAGCCATGACAGAAGCCAGCCAGCTTCGCTAGCGGATATTTGCGTTGCAAATAGGTTACGCCTGCCATGACTGGATTGGATACGAGCATATACCAAGCATTCGGACAGATTTCCAATATGTCCTGCATAACCGATTCCATCAATTGCAGCTGATCGAAATTGATCCAGAATCCTTCATCATGCATGACGTGGAGGCTTCCGCCAAAACGATACCCGTGTTTCTGGGCGATGTCCCAGCCGTCCTTCAGACGTTGATGTCCACCGACCAGCGCAGCGAGCACGACGAAGTCGGCTCCGCGAATCGATTCTCTCCGATCCGTCGTTTTTTCCAAAACTAGATGAATATTCGCCTCTTTGGCATACCGTTCGCAAAGCGAATAAGCGCTGTTCAGACGCTGCTCGTCGATGTCCATGAAGCTGATTACGCTGCCTTCAAGAGAAGGCGTAAGACAAAGATCTTTAATAAGGCTTAAGGAAAACATAGCCGATCCGGCTCCGATAATACTGATTTTAGGCATGGGTATAACCTCCAGATTAATATGATAGATTCATTAACAAATTACTGCTTCAAATCGCAGCCGATGCCGCACCGTCGATGCTTAGATTAGAACCGTTAACGACGACGGATTCATCCGAGGCCAGGAACAGCACCGCGTATGCCACTTCGCGCGTCGTAGCCATTCTTCCGAGCGGCTGCTGCTGTTTGATAATCGGGTACAATTTATCCATGCCTCCCATGCTTTCGGCGAGTCGAACATTCATATCCGTTTCGACCCACCCCGGAGAAATGGCGTTGCAGCGAATGCCTTTCTCGGCATACGAGACGGCAATTTCCTTCGTTAAGCCGATAATGCCCGCTTTAGAAGCGGAGTAGGCGGTATAACCCGGCTCCGTCAGCGAAGCCATCACGGACGACGTATTAATGATGGAGCCGCCGTTTCCCTTGAGCATCTCAGGAATCGCTTTTTTGCACATCAGGAACATCGATTTCAGGTTGACCTGCAACACTTCGTCCCACGTTTCTTCGGGATATTCCAAAATATCGCCCACAGGCATAATTCCTGCATTGTTGAACACGATATCAAGCTTACCGTAGGCGTTCACCGCGCAAGCAACCGCGCGTTCCGCTGTTTCCATCAAGCCGACATTCCCGCATACGATTTCGCAGCTTCCGCCCGATTCGCGGATTTCAGCGGCTACCTCGTTTAATTTATCTTCGTGTAAGTCTACCAGTACAAGCTTCGCATCCTCTTCGGCGAAGAGCAGTGCGGTTCCTTTGCCGATTCCCGATGCCGCCCCCGTGACGATGGCTACTTTTGAATAAAGGCGACCTTGCTTCGTTTGATTCGTACTCATGAGCATGACATCCTTTCTCTCCCTAATTGGGTTTTCATGTAAACGATCGGAGTCGTTTCATCCTTGCCTTTTGTAAAAGCGACCTCCCTTGGGGGGAGGTCACTTTTTCGATTTTGACTTTCTCCAGCATGGCTACGAGCCTACGAACCTTTCTACCCCTTAACACTTCCCATAACCAATCCTTTGGTAAAATGCTTTTGCAGAAAAGGATATACGAGCAATACGGGTAAGGTTGCGACAAAAATCTGAGCGGCGCGGGTAGTCTGGTCCGAAATCAACCGCATCATACCTAAATCCTTAGAGCTAATCGTTCTGGTATCGAACGCAGTAAGGGTTTTTTGTA
This portion of the Cohnella abietis genome encodes:
- a CDS encoding family 4 glycosyl hydrolase, translating into MPKISIIGAGSAMFSLSLIKDLCLTPSLEGSVISFMDIDEQRLNSAYSLCERYAKEANIHLVLEKTTDRRESIRGADFVVLAALVGGHQRLKDGWDIAQKHGYRFGGSLHVMHDEGFWINFDQLQLMESVMQDILEICPNAWYMLVSNPVMAGVTYLQRKYPLAKLAGFCHGSNAIRTVAEVIGLDPEHITYEIPGVNHFIWLTEFRYKGEDAFPILDRWIEEKSAAHIEQGGTCDWLGPKALDLYKKFGVFPIGDTGNPGGGAWPAWHHADDETERFYKEDPQAWWRDLYFAGGAAGVEKIRSVSENTAVKVMDSYPPEHSTEPMIPFIEAIACDVPRVMILNILNDSNYVPGIPLDFQVEIPCYVSGIGVQGIKTKGLPKPVIQYALRDRVAPVEMELQAYESGSYEDLVQLILMDPWTRSEQQARAMLDEILQMPSLAAMRQHFN
- a CDS encoding SDR family NAD(P)-dependent oxidoreductase gives rise to the protein MSTNQTKQGRLYSKVAIVTGAASGIGKGTALLFAEEDAKLVLVDLHEDKLNEVAAEIRESGGSCEIVCGNVGLMETAERAVACAVNAYGKLDIVFNNAGIMPVGDILEYPEETWDEVLQVNLKSMFLMCKKAIPEMLKGNGGSIINTSSVMASLTEPGYTAYSASKAGIIGLTKEIAVSYAEKGIRCNAISPGWVETDMNVRLAESMGGMDKLYPIIKQQQPLGRMATTREVAYAVLFLASDESVVVNGSNLSIDGAASAAI